A window from Photobacterium atrarenae encodes these proteins:
- the aldA gene encoding aldehyde dehydrogenase, with protein MRVERNFVNNQFQETVGHETIAVYNPENETQIAQVTAASSKDVLDAVAVASQAQRTWRRLTSLERGEHLKKLADKLVEHAGDIGRVLALESGKSVEDAVNETIYAADITRYHAEWARRIEGEIIPSDTPDENLLLHREPIGVVACLIPFNYPVYTLLRKIAPALITGNTVVVRPSNNTPCSAFAIAQAIVEAELPAGVVNILTMDHATAETMCTHPKVGMITLTGSVGAGRKVLEYSQVNIAKSSLELGGKTPAIVAPDADLAKAAREIVASKTSNCGQLCTAVERVYVHESIKSEFTMLLKQEMESVQYGPRSQEPSYMGPLVNENARLNIHQMVERAIDDGAHLMTGGFIPEGKGHFYPPTILTNCRQDMEIVQEEIFGPVLPILTYKTIEEAIELANDHQFGLASLIYTESYRDAMQVANNIEAGEFYINRIPADPYQGYHQGWKRSGLGGDDGKHGMLDYTQTRLVVAKY; from the coding sequence ATGCGAGTGGAACGTAATTTTGTCAATAATCAGTTTCAGGAGACGGTCGGTCACGAAACGATTGCCGTCTATAACCCCGAAAATGAAACGCAGATCGCCCAAGTGACTGCTGCATCGTCAAAGGATGTACTGGATGCGGTGGCAGTGGCCAGCCAGGCTCAGCGTACCTGGCGTCGCTTGACCAGTCTTGAGCGGGGCGAACACCTGAAAAAGCTGGCGGACAAGCTGGTTGAGCACGCTGGTGATATCGGCCGGGTGCTGGCGCTGGAGTCCGGGAAAAGTGTCGAAGATGCTGTGAACGAGACCATTTATGCGGCGGATATTACCCGATATCACGCAGAGTGGGCGCGCCGGATTGAAGGGGAAATCATTCCCAGCGATACGCCGGATGAAAACCTGTTGCTTCATCGCGAGCCGATCGGTGTGGTGGCGTGTCTGATCCCGTTTAACTATCCGGTATATACGCTGCTGCGCAAAATCGCCCCGGCCTTGATCACCGGAAATACCGTGGTGGTCCGTCCCAGCAACAATACTCCTTGCTCGGCGTTTGCGATTGCACAGGCGATTGTAGAAGCCGAGTTGCCGGCAGGCGTGGTGAATATTCTGACCATGGATCACGCAACTGCAGAGACCATGTGTACCCACCCGAAAGTCGGCATGATCACCTTAACCGGCAGTGTCGGCGCAGGGCGTAAGGTGCTGGAGTACTCTCAGGTCAATATTGCCAAGTCTTCCCTGGAGCTGGGCGGGAAAACGCCGGCCATTGTGGCCCCGGATGCAGATCTGGCCAAAGCGGCACGTGAGATTGTGGCCTCGAAAACTTCGAATTGCGGCCAGTTGTGCACGGCGGTTGAGCGGGTCTATGTGCACGAGTCCATCAAGTCGGAATTTACCATGTTGCTCAAGCAAGAGATGGAAAGTGTTCAGTATGGCCCGCGCTCGCAGGAGCCGAGTTACATGGGGCCACTGGTCAACGAGAATGCACGGCTGAATATTCATCAGATGGTGGAGCGTGCCATCGACGATGGCGCCCATCTGATGACGGGCGGCTTTATTCCGGAAGGGAAAGGTCATTTCTATCCTCCGACAATTCTGACCAATTGCCGTCAGGACATGGAAATTGTTCAGGAAGAAATCTTTGGCCCGGTGTTGCCGATCCTGACTTACAAGACCATTGAAGAAGCCATTGAACTGGCTAACGACCACCAGTTTGGCCTGGCCTCGCTGATTTACACCGAGAGCTACCGTGATGCGATGCAAGTGGCAAATAACATCGAAGCCGGTGAGTTCTACATCAACCGGATCCCTGCCGACCCTTACCAGGGCTATCACCAGGGTTGGAAACGCTCCGGCCTCGGTGGCGACGATGGCAAGCACGGCATGCTGGATTACACCCAAACCCGCTTAGTGGTTGCCAAATACTAA
- a CDS encoding mandelate racemase/muconate lactonizing enzyme family protein → MKVTHLETHVVATPAPHIGGMYWIFVQIRTDCGIEGVGEVYAASFHPEVMKAAIEDVFERYLKGHDPHHVERFFRETYSSGFTQRPDLTMMGVVSGLEMACWDIIGKAAGKPVYELIGGKVHDKLRSYTYLYPENSRGEYDYDSVDLAVECAIQNMELGFTALKFDPAGPYTAYSGHQLTLEAMDKSAQFCARIREAVGNHCDLLFGTHGQMCVSSAIRLAKHLEPFDPLWFEEPVPPGQHEAMARVAQKTSIPVATGERLTTKYEFHEVLRHNAASILQMNLGRVGGILEAKKIAALAEVHYAQIAPHLYNGPVGAAASIQLAAATPNFLIQESIMTWGGFHADVLQEPIRWEKGYIIPSEKPGLGIELNMDVVKARSPYTSRTLHLSMDQKPYDVTQESSTSWKVKPE, encoded by the coding sequence ATGAAAGTTACGCATTTAGAAACCCATGTTGTTGCGACACCAGCGCCTCATATTGGCGGCATGTACTGGATTTTTGTCCAAATTCGTACCGATTGCGGCATTGAAGGAGTCGGAGAGGTTTATGCTGCTTCGTTTCATCCGGAGGTGATGAAAGCGGCCATTGAGGATGTGTTTGAGCGTTACCTGAAAGGCCACGATCCGCACCATGTCGAGCGCTTTTTCCGTGAGACCTACTCCAGCGGTTTCACGCAAAGGCCGGATCTGACCATGATGGGAGTCGTCAGCGGCTTGGAGATGGCTTGCTGGGATATTATCGGTAAGGCTGCGGGTAAACCTGTGTATGAGCTCATTGGCGGCAAAGTACACGATAAGCTTCGCTCATACACGTATCTGTATCCGGAAAACAGCCGTGGTGAATACGACTACGATAGTGTCGACTTAGCGGTTGAGTGTGCCATCCAGAACATGGAGTTGGGCTTTACTGCGCTCAAGTTTGATCCGGCTGGTCCTTATACGGCCTACTCCGGTCATCAGCTGACACTGGAGGCGATGGATAAATCGGCTCAGTTTTGTGCACGGATCCGTGAAGCGGTCGGGAATCACTGCGACCTGCTGTTCGGCACCCACGGCCAAATGTGTGTGTCGTCCGCGATTCGCCTGGCCAAGCACCTGGAGCCGTTTGATCCGCTTTGGTTTGAAGAGCCGGTCCCACCGGGCCAGCATGAAGCGATGGCTCGGGTGGCACAGAAGACCTCGATCCCGGTGGCGACCGGTGAGCGCCTGACCACCAAGTATGAGTTCCATGAGGTGTTGCGCCATAACGCGGCGTCGATCCTGCAAATGAACCTGGGGCGTGTCGGCGGGATCCTGGAAGCGAAGAAGATCGCTGCACTGGCGGAAGTTCATTATGCTCAGATTGCGCCGCATCTCTATAACGGGCCAGTGGGTGCAGCCGCCAGTATTCAGCTGGCTGCGGCGACCCCGAACTTCCTGATCCAGGAAAGCATTATGACCTGGGGTGGGTTCCATGCCGACGTGTTGCAGGAGCCGATCCGTTGGGAGAAAGGCTACATTATTCCTTCTGAGAAGCCGGGGCTGGGGATTGAGCTGAATATGGATGTGGTGAAAGCGAGGTCGCCGTACACCAGCCGAACCCTGCATTTGTCGATGGATCAAAAGCCATATGATGTGACGCAGGAGTCGTCGACATCCTGGAAAGTGAAACCGGAGTGA
- a CDS encoding MFS transporter, protein MSNATMEPVVGTPTSKKEQMSRYFQFLLILMAGGAIYPLLYLRQNFEVSILEVFNITTSELGSYYSALGVMYMVCYLPSGWLADKFSPRLLITFSMAATGGLGLWFASVPSKAVLPYIFLGWGLAAGLTFWASLIKGVKMLASKNEQGRFFGILDGGRGLVEAVLATIAIGLFAYAIETNGESTTVALKQVIYMYAYTCLTLAVVIFLFFNNKNEVEEEKAERQGTLIGNLKFLASIPELWLVAGVIFCGYQLFWATYSFSAYMQQSYEISAVTAGFITVAKLWMRPIGGIGAGFLGDRFRIENVLALSLLGSSIGLLLMIALPDMQSITLLLALVLLIGVLTYAIRGLYWAILDGCDVPAHVTGLAVGIISLIAYTPDIFLPMINGYLAEKYEGLTVYHLYFGYIAVMGVIGTIACLKLKQMIDAKQGA, encoded by the coding sequence ATGTCAAATGCAACGATGGAACCCGTTGTAGGCACGCCTACATCCAAAAAAGAGCAGATGAGCCGTTATTTTCAATTTTTATTGATCCTGATGGCGGGCGGCGCGATCTACCCGCTGCTGTATCTGCGTCAGAATTTCGAGGTCTCGATTCTCGAAGTATTTAACATCACCACTTCCGAGCTGGGCAGCTATTACTCGGCACTGGGCGTGATGTATATGGTCTGCTACCTGCCGAGCGGATGGCTGGCAGATAAATTTTCTCCCCGGCTCCTGATCACTTTTTCAATGGCAGCCACCGGCGGCCTGGGCCTCTGGTTTGCCTCTGTTCCTTCTAAAGCCGTGTTGCCATACATCTTTTTGGGCTGGGGCCTGGCAGCAGGATTGACCTTCTGGGCGTCCTTGATCAAAGGGGTCAAGATGCTGGCCAGCAAGAATGAACAAGGCCGATTTTTCGGCATTCTGGACGGCGGGCGTGGTCTGGTGGAAGCCGTGCTGGCGACAATAGCGATTGGTTTGTTTGCCTATGCCATTGAAACCAATGGCGAATCAACAACGGTCGCCCTGAAGCAGGTGATCTACATGTATGCCTACACCTGCCTGACACTGGCGGTGGTCATCTTCCTGTTTTTCAACAATAAAAACGAAGTTGAAGAAGAAAAGGCCGAACGTCAGGGAACGTTGATCGGTAATCTGAAGTTTTTAGCTTCCATTCCTGAGCTGTGGCTGGTGGCAGGGGTGATTTTCTGTGGTTATCAGCTGTTCTGGGCAACGTATTCTTTCTCCGCTTACATGCAACAAAGCTATGAAATCAGTGCTGTGACTGCTGGCTTTATCACGGTTGCGAAACTCTGGATGCGTCCGATTGGCGGCATTGGCGCAGGTTTTCTCGGGGACCGGTTCCGGATCGAAAACGTGCTGGCCTTGTCTTTGCTCGGCTCGTCTATTGGTTTGCTGCTGATGATTGCGCTACCGGATATGCAGAGCATCACCCTGCTGTTGGCACTGGTGCTGCTGATTGGGGTGTTGACCTATGCGATCCGCGGCCTGTACTGGGCAATTCTTGACGGGTGTGATGTGCCGGCTCACGTCACCGGCCTGGCGGTTGGGATCATCTCACTGATTGCATACACCCCGGATATTTTCTTGCCGATGATCAACGGCTACCTGGCGGAAAAATACGAAGGACTCACGGTGTACCACCTCTACTTTGGTTATATCGCGGTGATGGGCGTTATCGGCACCATTGCCTGCCTGAAACTAAAACAAATGATCGACGCTAAGCAGGGAGCTTAA